The genome window TTTTTATGATAAAATGACACCCGTTTCAAAAAAGAATGTGAATGTAGCCCAGATATCAACCCTGGTATTCATCAGTCATTCCCCATTTAAAATCTAAAATCTAAAATCTAAAATCTAAAATGGTATGACATGAAAGGCAGACGAATTTTAATCGGCGTTAGCGGCGGGATTGCGGCTTACAAAGTTTGCGAAGTAGTTTCAACTTTAGCGAAAGCTGGAGCGGAAGTTAAAGCTATTCTTACTGATGCGGCCGGGGAGTTTGTGACGCCTTTGACTTTTGCTACTCTCTGCCGCCATCCTGCTTTTACTGACAAAGATTTTTGGCAAGCAAGTCACGGGCGCCCTTTGCACATTCAACTGGGAGAATGGGCGGAAGTTTTTGTGATTGCTCCTTTGACGGCTAATACTTTGGCTAAGTTGGCGGGGGGTTTTGCTGATAATTTGCTGACTAATACTGTCTTAGCTTCTACTTGCCCAATTTTGCTGGCACCGGCGATGAATACGGATATGTGGGAACAGCCGGCGGTGCAGCGGAATTGGCGGGAAGTGTTGAGTTATCGGCGCTATCATGCGGCGAATCCGGGGGCGGGTATGCTGGCGTGCGATCGCGCGGGTGTCGGCCGCATGGCAGAACCTGATGAGATTTTGCCTCATATTGAATCGCTGTTGTATGCGAAGGGCGATCGAGATTTAGCGGGCCTTCGGGTGTTGATCGGTGCGGGAGGAACGCGGGAACACCTCGATCCGGTGCGGTTTATCGGCAATCCTTCCAGTGGCAAAATGGGTATAGCTTTGGCGCAAGCTGCAGGGCACCGGGGCGCGACAGTGACGCTGGTACACAGTATAACTGGCGAGTTGCCGCTCTCAGGTGTGCGGGCGATCGCAGTTACGAGTGCACGAGAAATGCGGGAGGCGATGCTGCAATGCTTTCACGATGCGGATTTGACGGTGATGGCGGCGGCGGTAGCGGATGTGAGACCGGCTGAGTACAGCAGTGAAAAACTGCCGAAGCGATCGCTCCCGAATTGTTTGCCTTTGGTACCGGTAGCGGATATTGTGGCAGAGTTGGGAAATTTGAAACAGCCGCACCAAAAACTAATCGGTTTTGCAGCACAAACTGGGGATATTGTCAAGCCGGCTTTGGAGAAATTGCGGGCGAAGAAACTGGATGTAATTGCCGCCAACCCGATCGATCGAATAGGTGCAGGTTTTGGCAGCAATACCAATGAAGCAATATTAATTAATGCCGCCGGCAAGCAAGTAGAAATAGCATCTTGCAGCAAGCTAGAAATGGCTCATCGGTTGTTAGATTTTGTGAGGGAAGGGTGAGGGCGATCGAACTGCGATGATATAACTAATTGCGGATTTGCCGCCCAAGCGGGGGCGCGTTTTTGAGATGGTAGGTTTCTAACATAAATGGTTGGTGAAACCCGCCCCTACGATGGCCTGTAGGGGCGGGTTTTACAAATAAAATTTGAGACCCGCCAACAATTTATATAAACCCGCCCCCACACAACAGATAACCTCTATGAAGCTTTATTTCGCTCGAAATGAAACTGCAATCTGCTATAAATTAGCTGGTTCGGGCGATAATTCTGATTCCCCAAAATCCGTTGATTCCGAGTCAGCCGACCACTCAGGATCTGCGACAGTAATTTCTAGTTTAAATCCTAATGCTTCGAGTAATTCTACCAAACAGTAAATTTCCGAACCGCCGCTTTCAGTCAGCATCTTGTCAAGTTTTTCGTGATGTTCTTTTGCTGACTCCGAAAGAGCATTCATCCTGATTCGAGCCTCAATTACCTTTCTGATGGCATTTCTCAAAAGTGCGGGTTCAGGGTCTTTTTCTTCCAAGATAGCCCCGATAAAACCACCAGCGTGTTCGGCATCTTTGAGAGATTCAATTAGGGACTCGCGGTAGCTATCGCTGGTAGGCATTTTCATTTCTTTCATAGTCTGCCGAATACTCCTTCGCTTTGAGAATATCTTGTTCTTGGGTACTTTGGTAGTCCTGCAACAGTAAGGTTTTGGGCAGGCTCAATCCTTATACAGAAGGGGTTTCATGGAATTACATCCTTACTTGTGCAGGACTACCGGTACTTTTATCCGCACTACAGAGCAGAAGCACAATTGTCGCTCCTATTTGTCTAAAATAAATCCGGTAGCCAGGGCCGTAGTTAATCCTGAGTTCGCAGACACCATCTCCGACTGACTTATAATCCCCCAGATTGCCGAGACTAACTCGCTCAAGCCTTGCATCAACCTTAACTTGGGCTTTGCCATCTCGTAGGGAATAGTACCACTCTAAAAAAGGAATCCTGCCATCAGGTCGGATGTAACGTCTAATTTCCCTCGGTTGTACTTCCATAATTTGATCGCAGTCGATCGGCAATTTCTATCGTAGGGCATCGACAGTCCCTTCAACAAGCAAATCATACTTAAGACAGAGGTATTCGATAGACAAAATAGTAAACCTTGTTTGAGGGAACAAAGTTTAAATCAAACAGGGCATTGTGAATGAATTTTAAATCGATCGCAAAAACCAATCTACTATTCGGCAGCCTGATAATTAGCCTCGGATTGCAAGCACTTCCAGCAGCAGCGCAAGCAGTCACCGACGCCCAAGTTTCGGCCCTCGTAGAAGCGCTGCGACAAGCCGCCCCGCCACAAGCCGCAAATGACGGAATGTACAGTCAGTGGCAAGTTTTACCGGGCAATATTTCCCGCTGGGCAAAATTCTGTACCCAACAAGATTTAACACCCCAACAATTTGAGGCAGACGCGACAAAAGCCAAATCAATTGTTACCTGTATTGTGGGCGATTTGCTGCGCGACGAATACAAAGCTAGCAGCAACAATGAATTAACCGCTGTACGCCGCGCCGCTTGCTGGTGGATGACAGGGGACTCCGCAGCTTGTAAAAGTGGCGCAACTGCTACTTATGCCGATAAAGTTATCAGCGTTTACCAGCAGCAACAACCTAAAAAGTAAGGTTTGTGCTGCGGGATTTAGATTTTTTTGACCGCAGATAGGGGCAGATTAACGCAGATTAACGCAGATTGGCGATCGGTTTCATTCCCCGATCGCCAATTCATCTTCTTTTAAAATAACTCTTAGTCTAAATCCTAGCGCATCCAAATACAATTTCTGCGTTCAGGACTAGCCGAATTTACCTCGGTTGTAATTCCCTGATTTTTGGGAAATATACATATTAGCCTGTGCAGGTTTGACTCGGCGACTGAATTACCCATTTTCCGCCTGATTTTTCATCAAGTTTTGCACGCTGGCTAAAGCCCGATTTAATTCATAACTTTTTCTTTCTGAATTCTGCAAAAAAGCCTGCTGTTCTTCTTCAATCATTAATACATCCTGCCGCACCAAACCATCTAATAACTTTTGAGCAGCACCGAAACAACTATCTTTGATAAACTTGCGAAACCAAACAGGCAATTTGTGCAGCCGCCAAAACGCATTTAATGAGGTAAAATGAATTAAATAAGCGCGAGTTGCTGTCTCGCTAACCGGACAAACCAAGCAGTAAATCTTAAAGTCGCTCCCCAAAGTTGAAACCCAGTGCGGGTAAATATAGCTCACCTCCAGCGGTTCCGGGTGCAGTCGGCGCAGAGATTTAAAAAACAACTGAGAAATTGACCAAATTTTATCTATTTTGTAATAACTTTGTGCCTGATAGCGAGCAGTTACTTGATGCTCATCTTCTTCTAAAGTATCTAACACCGGATTTGCCCAAGCTTGCCAATCATCGTGCAAGTGTCCGTGGTACATATCCATCAAGTTTTCAATTAAAAATGAATAGTGTGCTTGACAGTCGATGACTGAAACTGTGGCAATATAATTGAGATGTTCCCACTCTGATAAATCTAATAAATCTATTTTTTCTGCTTGCGTTTCGTCGCCGGGAAACAGCCAGATAAAACCGTTTTTTTCCTTGACTGGATAGGAGCGAATTTTGCAGTTAGGTAGCTTTTGATTTTCTGCTAAATAATCGACTTCGGC of Oscillatoria nigro-viridis PCC 7112 contains these proteins:
- the coaBC gene encoding bifunctional phosphopantothenoylcysteine decarboxylase/phosphopantothenate--cysteine ligase CoaBC, giving the protein MKGRRILIGVSGGIAAYKVCEVVSTLAKAGAEVKAILTDAAGEFVTPLTFATLCRHPAFTDKDFWQASHGRPLHIQLGEWAEVFVIAPLTANTLAKLAGGFADNLLTNTVLASTCPILLAPAMNTDMWEQPAVQRNWREVLSYRRYHAANPGAGMLACDRAGVGRMAEPDEILPHIESLLYAKGDRDLAGLRVLIGAGGTREHLDPVRFIGNPSSGKMGIALAQAAGHRGATVTLVHSITGELPLSGVRAIAVTSAREMREAMLQCFHDADLTVMAAAVADVRPAEYSSEKLPKRSLPNCLPLVPVADIVAELGNLKQPHQKLIGFAAQTGDIVKPALEKLRAKKLDVIAANPIDRIGAGFGSNTNEAILINAAGKQVEIASCSKLEMAHRLLDFVREG
- a CDS encoding helix-turn-helix domain-containing transcriptional regulator; this encodes MKEMKMPTSDSYRESLIESLKDAEHAGGFIGAILEEKDPEPALLRNAIRKVIEARIRMNALSESAKEHHEKLDKMLTESGGSEIYCLVELLEALGFKLEITVADPEWSADSESTDFGESELSPEPANL
- a CDS encoding type II toxin-antitoxin system RelE/ParE family toxin; translation: MEVQPREIRRYIRPDGRIPFLEWYYSLRDGKAQVKVDARLERVSLGNLGDYKSVGDGVCELRINYGPGYRIYFRQIGATIVLLLCSADKSTGSPAQVRM
- a CDS encoding aromatic ring-hydroxylating dioxygenase subunit alpha; the protein is MQNNAIKSGSVRGQKTHIRQLGINLDRWYAIARSTEVQNQPLAAKIWNRAIVLFRDSSGKINALEDRCPHRQVKLSHGQVKGDLIECAYHGWRLNARGECAEVDYLAENQKLPNCKIRSYPVKEKNGFIWLFPGDETQAEKIDLLDLSEWEHLNYIATVSVIDCQAHYSFLIENLMDMYHGHLHDDWQAWANPVLDTLEEDEHQVTARYQAQSYYKIDKIWSISQLFFKSLRRLHPEPLEVSYIYPHWVSTLGSDFKIYCLVCPVSETATRAYLIHFTSLNAFWRLHKLPVWFRKFIKDSCFGAAQKLLDGLVRQDVLMIEEEQQAFLQNSERKSYELNRALASVQNLMKNQAENG